A single Fusarium oxysporum Fo47 chromosome IV, complete sequence DNA region contains:
- a CDS encoding major facilitator superfamily domain-containing protein, with translation MSQTSLELVTPNGNLSDDAVQLQNLDQRFESRASDAQFSLPPVDGGRKAYLFLAACWVVEAVTFGFGFSFGVFQEYYSHHEPFAGSNSIAAIGTTTTGMLYLGAPFVVIICRFYPRQARWFTYAGLFVTSLAMVMSSFCTTVPQLIATQGVLFGIGGCFAYCPCTLYIDEWFVRRKGFAYGIVWSAAGAGGAVLPLILEMLLKSYGFQTTVRICAGILFGTAAPIAYFIKPRLPLSATIHRKPLNMRFVTSRVFLLHQLVNVVEATGYFLPTIYLPTYARTTFGTSTILSALTVILVNIATTIGLMVMGSLSDKLAVTTCMLISAVGVGISVLLVWGLTASLPVLYVFCVMYGLFAGSWASIWPGIMREVTQKFQDENEHIDPVMVHGHLCVGRGVGNIISGPLSGSLIRGQPWQGRVIGGYGSGYGILILYTGLTGLVSGMNFLWRYVNVL, from the exons ATGTCACAGACCTCACTCGAGCTCGTTACTCCTAATGGAAATTTGTCAGATGACGCAGTCCAGTTACAGAACCTCGATCAACGCTTCGAGTCTCGAGCCAGCGATGCCCAGTTCTCACTGCCTCCTGTTGATGGCGGGAGAAAAGCCTATCTATTCTTAGCAGCTTGTTGGGTTGTTGAAGCAGTGACATTTG GCTTCGGATTCTCATTTGGCGTCTTTCAGGAATACTACAGTCACCATGAGCCTTTCGCGGGTTCAAATAGCATCGCCGCTATTGGAACCACAACAACT GGCATGCTATACCTTGGAGCACCCTTCGTTGTCATTATATGCCGCTTCTACCCTCGTCAAGCCCGCTGGTTCACATACGCAGGCCTCTTCGTCACATCACTAGCCATGGTCATGAGTTCCTTTTGCACAACTGTTCCTCAACTCATAGCAACACAAGGAGTGCTCTTTGGAATCGGGGGCTGCTTCGCTTACTGTCCTTGTACTCTCTATATCGACGAGTGGTTCGTTCGTCGTAAGGGCTTTGCTTATGGAATTGTCTGGAgtgctgctggagctggaggtgcTGTACTTCCTCTAATTCTCGAAATGCTCCTTAAGAGCTATGGCTTCCAAACCACTGTCAGAATATGTGCGGGCATCCTATTTGGAACTGCAGCTCCGATTGCATATTTCATCAAGCCTAGACTACCACTTTCGGCCACTATCCACAGGAAGCCTCTCAATATGCGGTTCGTCACATCCAGAGTGTTTCTTCTGCATCAACTTGTCAATGTCGTTGAGGCAACAGGCTACTTCCTCCCTACGATCTACCTGCCCACTTATGCTCGAACAACCTTTGGCACCTCAACTATCCTCTCGGCTTTGACAGTTATTCTGGTCAATATTGCTACGACAATCGGTCTGATGGTTATGGGATCGCTCAGCGATAAGCTTGCAGTTACAACATGCATGCTCATATCGGCAGTAGGCGTGGGTATTTCAGTCCTACTTGTCTGGGGACTTACAGCATCTCTCCCTGTCCTGTACGTTTTCTGCGTCATGTACGGTCTCTTCGCAGGATCTTGGGCCTCGATCTGGCCAGGAATTATGAGAGAAGTGACGCAGAAATTTCAGGATGAAAACGAGCACATTGACCCCGTGATGGTGCATGGACACCTCTGCGTGGGTAGAGGAGTTGGAAACATCATCTCCGGACCATTGAGTGGTTCTCTCATTCGAGGTCAACCATGGCAGGGAAGGGTTATTGGGGGTTATGGAAGTGGATATGGCATTCTGATTTTGTACACTGGCCTCACGGGCTTGGTGAGCGGTATGAATTTTTTGTGGCGATACGTGAATGTTTTGTAA
- a CDS encoding RTA1 like protein-domain-containing protein — MGDKNETWTPNYDNCDKVSDRCPVEYTIYQDYLSEPASGFFAIAFALLFLAQIFQGFRAKTWSYMIWLGIGTVFEVAGHVGRFGLGRNPWQQNVFIVQYLTLLLAPTLVAAAISVTFKHLVVWYGARWSLLKPRLYPLVFVGTDFISIFIQIIGGGLTAMQSMGKGSETTQKLGEALVIGGVAFQVANMLCCGGLMLLYARRRKQAMKQRDPLMGNATDMYTTGMPTRGRVPVAREEATLKEAKRVKWFVYALGIAYTCIIIRCAYRIAETVPDIGVDVLRNETLFIVFDATMMLISIGAVTILHPCFFFPYLGLRKTQKNQSKVYEGYRMESSSALVGQQQHPQQQQAYA, encoded by the exons ATGGGTGATAAAAACGAAACATGGACACCAAACTACGACAACTGCGATAAAGTCTCGGATCGTTGCCCTGTCGAATACACCATCTACCAAGACTATCTCTCTGAACCAGCTTCAGGGTTCTTCGCGATCGCTTTTGCACTCCTCTTCCTCGCACAGATATTCCAGGGGTTCCGGGCTAAGACGTGGTCGTACATGATATGGTTGGGCATCGGAACAGTCTTTGAAGTCGCGGGCCATGTTGGACGCTTCGGGCTGGGAAGAAATCCATGGCAGCAGAATGTCTTCATCGTGCAGTACCTTACACTCTTACTAGCTCCTACTCTCGTCGCTGCTGCTATATCAGTGACGTTCAAGCATCTCGTTGTTTGGTACGGGGCAAGATGGTCTCTTCTCAAGCCCAGACTTTATCCTCTAGTTTTTGTCGGTACAGACTTTATCTCGATTTTCATCCAAATTATCGGAGGTGGCCTCACAGCTATGCAAAGTATGGGCAAGGGATCAGAGACGACACAGAAACTTGGTGAAGCTCTTGTTATTGGTGGTGTCGCCTTTCAAGTTGCCAACATGTTGTGCTGTGGAGGGCTCATGCTTCTCTACGCTCGGCGCCGAAAGCAGGCAATGAAACAACGAGACCCGTTGATGGGAAACGCGACTGATATGTACACAACCGGCATGCCAACTCGTGGGAGAGTTCCTGTTGCTCGAGAGGAGGCTACGCTAAAGGAGGCAAAAAGAGTCAAGTGGTTTGTCTATGCCCTGGGTATTGCTTATACCTGTATCATCATCCGATGTGCCTACCG TATCGCCGAAACTGTCCCAGATATTGGAGTAGATGTTCTCCGAAACGAAACACTATTCATCGTGTTCGACGCAACAATGATGTTGATTTCTATCGGCGCTGTGACTATCCTCCatccttgcttcttcttcccttaTCTTGGCCTGAGAAAGACACAGAAGAATCAAAGCAAGGTCTATGAGGGTTATAGAATGGAGAGCAGTTCGGCTTTGGTtgggcagcagcagcacccgcagcagcagcaagcttATGCTTGA
- a CDS encoding Alpha/Beta hydrolase protein yields MAEYRHYATPHPEWVDFPNNLPSGTKPILGMTRDHDPIIPQEGLNIYEIYVTVRDNTPITLRIYRQAANHHTLPLFLYMHGGGYVTGGLETDDATCRVLALEIPVVVASVEYRLAPEHKFPVGFEDTFDVVRWAASSEGQRKLNTDLSKGFILGGTSAGANFTAGISHLACDEGLSPRITGVVFLAGSFCHPDMRPKKYLDRILSVDEINDAPGLTRKSIDYFAELYGAPPIDKRLSPLLFDSHAGIAKKAYFAICGWDPRRDEAILLDQLLQEVGLPTKSHIYSGLPHGFWTTCPDLPVSKKWLQDLLQGVHWLLE; encoded by the exons ATGGCCGAATATAGACATTATGCAACACCCCATCCCGAATGGGTCGAT TTCCCAAACAATCTCCCCTCAGGCACAAAACCAATCTTGGGCATGACCAGAGACCATGATCCGATTATTCCACAGGAAGGTCTCAATATTTACGAAATATATGTCACTGTGCGCGATAATACGCCTATTACACTGCGCATCTACCGTCAAGCTGCTAACCACCATACGCTTCCTCTATTTCTCTACATGCACGGCGGTGGGTATGTCACAGGTGGTCTTGAAACAGACGATGCAACATGTCGAGTACTCGCGTTAGAGATTCCTGTCGTTGTTGCAAGTGTTGAGTATCGACTTGCTCCTGAGCATAAATTCCCCGTTGGCTTTGAAGATACCTTCGACGTCGTCCGCTGG GCTGCATCGTCAGAGGGCCAGAGGAAACTTAATACAGACTTGTCCAAGGGCTTTATTCTCGGTGGCACGTCTGCTGGCGCCAACTTCACTGCCGGAATCTCGCACCTGGCTTGTGATGAGGGCCTCTCTCCAAGAATCACCGGTGTCGTGTTTCTCGCCGGGAGCTTCTGTCACCCAGACATGAGACCGAAGAAGTATCTGGATCGTATTCTGagcgttgatgagatcaatgATGCACCTGGCCTCACGCGAAAGTCAATTGACTACTTCGCAG AACTATATGGTGCTCCCCCAATAGACAAGCGACTGTCCCCTCTTCTATTCGATTCCCATGCTGGTATAGCAAAGAAAGCATACTTTGCAATCTGCGGTTGGGATCCGCGACGGGATGAAGCTATTCTTCTCGATCAACTGCTCCAAGAAGTCGGGCTGCCAACCAAGTCACACATCTACTCAGGGTTACCTCATGGCTTCTGGACGACTTGCCCTGACTTGCCTGTTTCCAAGAAGTGGCTGCAGGATCTCCTTCAGGGTGTGCACTGGTTATTAGAGTAG
- a CDS encoding Ppx/GppA phosphatase family-domain-containing protein, translating to MDFSDFEVIDPIAEFGHESSDDEDAQPPYANLQGGHPPWQGHAGKLVGVVDMGSNGIRLSISDLSSPLARMLPTVYQYRASISLYDSQYDPETGDQVPIPDDVIESVVSVLSRFVVICEDFQCKKENIHVIATEATRAALNSKQFLAAIKDKTDLTVELLPKEEEGQIGALGIASGFSDMEGLVMDLGGGSTQITWMLSSGGQVRMSPKGSFSFPYGAAALTKKLHDLRDGKKKDEADAAVKAFEKEMIANFKDAYNNLQIPAEMTEKAEKEGGYRIYLSGGGFRGWGYLLLYLNQTDGSYYPISIINGYTAKRKQFEDTEALKHVAHAAKDIFRVSDRRRSQVPAVAFLVNVLSESIPGGIKEAHFCQGGVREGFLFRQLSPSIRAQSPLEVATGYFAPGSRHLIQQLLKNAIPKPSKKKEFPEEFGEPVVDSFANAMYLHMFMSKETASTTALYSTSVGNMSAIHGVSHQDRARLALMLESRYDGELPPRELEFRESLRDMLTPEEVWWASYLGRVGQLITALYPAGKIHKSKPRVVFTSQWSYTLGKKKNKEGLLLTISVQKTHDDPARTKEAVKNAASNVEKIGKKKNWIGDDEPWGMKVKVKVVEEGILSEEMEKLKM from the exons ATGGATTTCTCCGACTTTGAAGTTATCGACCCAATCGCCGAGTTTGGCCATGAgagcagcgacgatgaggatgcgCAGCCGCCGTATGCGAATCTTCAGGGCGGTCATCCCCCGTGGCAGGGCCATGCGGGTAAGCTAGTCGGTGTTGTTGACATGGGCAG CAATGGAATCCGTCTCTCTATTTCCGACCTTTCGAGCCCATTGGCTCGTATGCTTCCTACCGTTTACCAATATCGCGCCTCCATTTCTCTGTACGACTCTCAATATGATCCCGAGACTGGAGATCAGGTTCCCATCCCTGACGATGTCATCGAGTCTGTCGTTTCAGTCTTGAGTCGGTTCGTTGTTATTTGCGAGGACTTCCAGTGCAAGAAGGAGAATATCCATGTTATCGCGACCGAAGCCACCCGCGCTGCCCTCAATTCGAAGCAGTTCTTGGCTGCTATCAAAGACAAAACTGATCTAACAGTTGAGCTTCTACCtaaagaggaagagggcCAGATTGGTGCCCTCGGTATCGCCAGTGGCTTCTCTGACATGGAAGGCCTGGTAATGGACCTTGGCGGTGGCAGCACCCAGATTACCTGGATGCTCAGCTCGGGCGGTCAGGTTCGCATGAGTCCCAAAGGCAGCTTCAGTTTCCCATATGGAGCTGCTGCTTTGACGAAGAAGCTCCACGATCTTCGTGACggtaagaagaaggatgaagcCGATGCAGCTGTCAAGGCTTTTGAGAAGGAAATGATCGCCAACTTCAAGGACGCATACAACAATCTGCAGATCCCCGCCGAGATGAccgagaaggctgagaaggaagGCGGGTACCGTATTTATCTCTCCGGAGGTGGTTTCAGGGGGTGGGGATATTTGCTCCTGTACCTGAATCAGACGGATGGCAGCTACTATCCCATTTCCATTATCAATGGATACACTGCCAAGCGCAAACAGTTTGAGGACACTGAGGCTCTCAAGCATGTCGCTCATGCCGCGAAAGACATTTTCCGTGTTTCCGATCGTCGAAGATCCCAGGTTCCCGCGGTCGCGTTCCTTGTCAATGTTCTTTCAGAATCTATTCCTGGAGGAATCAAAGAGGCACACTTTTGTCAAGGTGGTGTAAGAGAAGGCTTTCTCTTCCGCCAGCTTTCACCATCTATTCGAGCTCAGTCTCCCCTAGAGGTTGCCACAGGCTACTTTGCCCCGGGTTCGCGACATCTCATTCAGCAATTGCTCAAGAACGCAATCCCGAAACCTTCTAAGAAGAAGGAGTTCCCAGAGGAGTTCGGCGAGCCTGTTGTTGACTCCTTCGCCAATGCGATGTATCTCCACATGTTCATGAGTAAGGAGACGGCCTCGACGACGGCGCTGTACTCAACCAGTGTCGGAAACATGTCTGCGATCCATGGTGTTTCGCACCAAGATCGAGCAAGGTTGGCCTTGATGCTCGAGTCCAGATATGACGGTGAACTTCCTCCTCGTGAGCTAGAGTTCCGTGAGTCACTTCGTGACATGCTCACGCCTGAGGAAGTCTGGTGGGCATCATACCTCGGCAGGGTCGGACAACTCATCACCGCGCTCTACCCAGCCGGTAAGATCCACAAGTCGAAGCCACGCGTGGTGTTCACTTCTCAATGGTCGTACACTttgggcaagaagaagaataaggAAGGTCTTCTGCTCACAATCTCGGTACAGAAGACACACGATGACCCAGCAAGAACAAAAGAGGCTGTCAAGAATGCGGCGAGTAATGTGGAAAAgattggaaagaagaagaactggattggagatgatgagccTTGGGGAATGAAGGTTAAGGTCAAGGTTGTGGAGGAGGGTATTCTCtctgaggagatggagaagctgAAAATGTAG
- a CDS encoding Homocysteine S-methyltransferase encodes MSSKILILDGGLGTSLESKYSITFSRSTPLWSSHLLVSDQSTLQSCQSDFGAVPVDVLLTATYQVSLHGFADTRTDDFPEGIPRETVPQFLDDAVSIAQRAVGDKGCVALSIGPYGACMIPGQEYSGKYDAEHDSLADLEAWHRERLGVFAEVSDIQKRVGYVALETIPRVDEIIAMRKALAATPTLSDLPYWTACLSPEKDLKMPDGNSIEAAVEAMLDPEVSTKLPWGIGINCTKVDKLDQLLQIFERTVAGMVEKGKITEWPALVLYPDGTNGEVYNTTTQKWEMPDGIETHRRSSWEHQLETVVKATEDRGNWPAILVGGCCRAGSEDIKKLRDCLVK; translated from the coding sequence ATGTCGTCCAAAATTCTCATTCTTGACGGTGGTCTCGGTACCTCTCTCGAGTCCAAGTACTCTATCACTTTCTCCCGTTCAACGCCGCTCTGGTCGTCTCATTTGCTTGTTTCTGACCAATCCACCCTCCAATCATGTCAGAGCGATTTCGGAGCTGTCCCAGTTGACGTGCTCCTCACGGCGACATATCAGGTTTCCCTTCATGGTTTCGCCGACACTCGCACTGATGATTTCCCTGAGGGGATTCCTCGTGAAACTGTTCCGCAGTTTTTGGATGATGCTGTCAGCATCGCTCAGCGTGCTGTGGGGGATAAGGGTTGTGTCGCTCTGAGCATTGGACCTTATGGAGCTTGCATGATTCCAGGTCAGGAGTATAGCGGGAAATACGATGCTGAGCACGACTCCCTGGCTGATTTGGAGGCATGGCACCGTGAGCGCTTGGGGGTCTTCGCTGAGGTTTCTGATATACAGAAGCGAGTAGGCTATGTTGCCCTTGAGACTATTCCCCGCGTTGACGAGATCATCGCCATGCGCAAAGCTCTCGCCGCCACACCAACACTATCTGATCTCCCTTACTGGACAGCATGTCTATCACCTGAGAAAGACCTCAAAATGCCAGACGGCAACTCCATCGAAGCCGCCGTGGAGGCCATGCTGGATCCTGAAGTATCAACTAAGTTGCCATGGGGTATCGGTATCAACTGCACCAAGGTCGACAAGCTTGACCAGCTACTCCAAATCTTCGAACGCACTGTAGCCGGTATGGTcgagaagggcaagattACTGAGTGGCCCGCACTGGTGCTGTATCCTGATGGTACAAATGGAGAGGTTTACAACACAACAACACAAAAGTGGGAGATGCCAGACGGTATTGAGACTCATAGGCGCTCATCTTGGGAACACCAACTCGAAACAGTCGTGAAGGCTACGGAGGATAGAGGGAATTGGCCTGCCATCTTGGTCGGTGGATGCTGTAGGGCTGGAAGCGAAGATATCAAGAAACTTCGCGATTGTCTCGTGAAATAG
- a CDS encoding uncharacterized protein (expressed protein) — MDLHHSLPRKRSKSFRATSRDIALFAHPVHAETVPMDIDRPEHATQDSATLMDSPGVTVANSGILHHEESHISPEERRFEAYTRSIVPAPNTQDTATNDLFAYHMPKFESVEELSLYCATYFSLNKSQMPQLCARAVMLLEEARYFKESALNSWEMIEYAHGGTTSVEFHVYFYVRELVELTDKMKLEIQMYLPWGDLITLAEVMAPLRPLRNAGFELSVTVNEEQWAEIPSQYRDFHKALTIKAITGAELDAANLRFQQDMPQFIADDLTAHDTHGFRPNKRRWHSSLA; from the exons ATGGATCTCCATCACAGC CTGCCTCGGAAGAGATCCAAGTCCTTCCGTGCTACTTCTCGGGACATCGCCCTGTTCGCTCATCCAGTGCATGCGGAAACTGTCCCCATGGATATCGATCGCCCAGAACATGCAACTCAAGATTCTGCTACTTTAATGGATTCTCCTGGTGTTACTGTAGCAAACTCGGGTATTCTACATCATGAGGAGAGCCACATCTCGCCCGAGGAACGCAGGTTCGAAGCATACACTCGTTCGATCGTGCCAGCTCCAAACACCCAAGACACTGCCACAAATGACTTATTCGCTTACCACATGCCTAAGTT CGAGTCCGTTGAAGAATTATCACTTTATTGTGCCACTTACTTCTCCCTCAACAAATCACAGATGCCCCAACTTTGCGCGAGAGCTGTTATGCTCTTGGAAGAAGCCAGATACTTCAAAGAAAGTGCGCTCAACAGTTGGGAGATGATAGAGTATGCTCATGGTGGCACCACCTCCGTGGAATTCCATGTGTACTTCTACGTGAGGGAGCTGGTTGAACTCACGGACAAGATGAAACTTGAGATACAAATGTATCTTCCCTGGGGAGACTTAATCACGCTTGCAGAGGTAATGGCTCCTTTGCGACCTTTGCGAAATGCTGGCTTCGAACTGTCGGTCACTGTTAACGAGGAGCAGTGGGCGGAGATACCTTCGCAGTATCGAGACTTCCACAAGGCGCTGaccatcaaggccatcacTGGGGCTGAGCTGGACGCCGCCAATCTTCGTTTCCAGCAAGACATGCCACAGTTTATTGCGGATGACTTGACTGCTCATGATACCCATGGATTTCGTCCCAACAAAAGGCGATGGCATTCTTCCCTTGCCTAA
- a CDS encoding FAD dependent oxidoreductase, with protein MASTVIVGGGIIGIATAYYLSEHQPGSSIHLVDSSATLFASASGFAGGFLARDWFHEDLASLGPLSFDEHEKLAKQFNGREKWLYANSVTVNYELPRRRPKGSTGQDWLREGGSRADVIEERGEVKDRNSPPWLRRIKGDALSLVDNGEGTAVLDPLKLCQFLLERCRAAGVRIHNPAVVLNVGADCHDELSYVRIGYTDCSSETHIPATRILVCTGAWTPSVLESMFPGSSINIPVVPLAGHSLVVRNPADIGDTYHSVYTSMDDFSPEIYARPNGHIWLGGVNASLRLPPLATSAKPMDAPLEKLKNLAKQIIRTDGDELEVLRTGLCFRPVSERGTPYITRIEDVDLRQGYRTRKGSDGGVYVATGHGPWGISLSLGTAKVMAEMMQGRELSADISKLGYWP; from the exons ATGGCCTCGACGGTGATTGTTGGAGGTGGCATAATCGGCATCGCGACAGCTTATTACCTCTCGGAGCATCAACCGGGCTCAAGCATCCACCTTGTTGACTCGTCGGCAACGCTATTCGCCTCGGCATCTGGCTTCGCTGGTGGATTCCTCGCGAGGGACTGGTTCCATGAAGATCTTGCGTCTTTGGGACCACTGAGTTTTGATGAGCATGAGAAATTGGCAAAGCAGTTTAATGGGAGGGAGAAATGGTTGTATGCCAACTCGGTGACTGTGAACTATGAGCTACCGAGAAGGAGACCCAAGGGTTCGACAGGTCAGGATTGGCTACGTGAGGGAGGAAGTCGTGCGGATGTGATagaagagagaggagaggtAAAAGACAGGAATAGCCCGCCTTGGTTGAGGCGTATCAAGGGTGATGCTCTCAGCTTGGTTGATAATGGTGAAGGGACAGCTGTTCT AGACCCTCTAAAACTATGTCAGTTTCTCCTGGAAAGGTGTCGAGCAGCGGGTGTACGGATACATAACCCTGCCGTTGTTCTAAATGTAGGCGCCGACTGCCATGATGAGTTATCATATGTCCGTATTGGATACACAGACTGCTCCTCAGAGACACATATCCCAGCTACGCGAATACTTGTCTGTACTGGGGCATGGACCCCGAGTGTTTTGGAGTCCATGTTTCCCGGATCATCTATCAACATACCCGTCGTACCGCTCGCAGGGCACTCACTCGTTGTACGGAATCCCGCAGATATCGGGGATACGTACCACTCTGTATATACAAGCATGGATGACTTCTCACCTGAGATTTATGCTCGACCAAATGGACATATCTGGCTCGGTGGCGTGAACGCATCTCTCCGACTACCACCGTTAGCAACAAGTGCGAAGCCCATGGATGCGCCacttgagaagttgaagaatctGGCAAAGCAAATTATTAGAACCGATGGTGATGAATTGGAGGTTTTACGGACAGGCTTATGCTTTAGGCCTGTTTCAGAACGAGGAACACCCTATATCACGCGGATAGAGGATGTAGATCTACGGCAAGGCTACAGGACACGGAAAGGGAGCGACGGTGGTGTCTATGTAGCGACAGGACACGGGCCATGGGGGATCAGCTTGTCATTGGGAACGGCAAAGGTTATGGCTGAGATGATGCAGGGACGAGAGTTAAGTGCTGATATCAGTAAGTTGGGATACTGGCCGTGA
- a CDS encoding histone-fold-containing protein: MSDHEFGANDDLSLPKATVQKIVSEILPPSAGVAFAKEARDLLIECCVEFITLISSEANEISEKEAKKTIACDHITKALEQLGFTDMVPAVLEAAAEHKEVQKGREKKADKFANSGMSMEELARLQEEQFAAARERHG; the protein is encoded by the exons atgtctgATCACGAGTTTGGAG CTAACGACGATTTGTCGCTCCCGAAAG CCACTGTTCAAAAGATTGTATCTGAAATTCTTCCCCCATCGGCAGGCGTGGCGTTCGCTAAAGAGGCTCGCGACCTCTTGATCGAATGTTGTGTCGAGTTCATTACCCTTATTTCATCAGAGGCGAACGAGATTTCTGAGaaggaagcaaagaagaCTATCGCCTGCGATCATATCACGAAAGCCCTCGAGCAACTAGGCTTCACTGACATGGTCCCTGCTGTTCTCGAGGCAGCCGCTGAGCACAAGGAAGTCCAAAAG GGTCGAGAGAAGAAGGCAGACAAGTTTGCCAACAGTGGCATGTCCATGGAGGAACTCGCTCGTCTACAGGAGGAGCAGTTCGCCGCTGCTCGAGAGCGTCACGGTTAG
- a CDS encoding DHS-like NAD/FAD-binding domain-containing protein, giving the protein MGQEESSMSYGGPPVTLTERSLDAVAEYIKTGRSKRIVVLTGAGISTAAGIPDFRSPGTGLYANLARLNLPYAEAVFDISYFRNHPEPFYVLANELYPGKFSPTVSHAFIALLARKGLLQMLFTQNIDCLERVAGVPSDKIIEAHGSFATQRCIECKEEYPDEKMKEHVFGGKVPHCDKEGCKGLVKPDIVFFGEALPKAFDNNTYQVAMADLVLIVGTSLTVYPFAALPGMAQEGKPRVLFNMEKVGQIGTRSDDVMELGDCDAGIRKLANALGWRDELEKLWRQTVGDAEADRQLGGREKDDVQDEVERLAAEVGAVVIDESDEGVPLEKEPTKHKDGPTVSEKSKDDDKQREPETATATTDLEIDTKESPKTQQPKLDRAQVEQLEAEASKTESSVTEPPKPQTPEEEPPKAETSKAEPTKEGTVPAALSNEEK; this is encoded by the exons ATGGGCCAGGAAGAGTCCTCTATGAGTTATGGCGGCCCGCCCGTAACACTCACTGAGCGGAGCCTTGATGCTGTCGCCGAGTATATCAAGACGGGTCGGAGCAAGCGAATTGTTGTCTTGACTGGCGCTGGTATCTCCACTGCTGCTGGAA TCCCCGACTTTCGATCGCCCGGAACAGGTCTTTATGCCAACCTTGCCCGCCTCAATCTGCCTTACGCCGAAGCCGTATTCGACATCTCTTACTTTCGCAACCACCCCGAGCCCTTCTATGTTCTAGCGAACGAACTATATCCAGGGAAATTCTCTCCGACCGTCTCGCATGCCTTCatcgccctcctcgcccGCAAGGGTCTTCTCCAGATGCTCTTCACGCAGAACATCGATTGCCTTGAGCGCGTAGCTGGAGTACCTTCGGACAAGATTATTGAAGCCCATGGAAGCTTTGCGACACAGCGCTGCATCGAGTGCAAGGAGGAATACCcggatgagaagatgaaggagcaCGTCTTTGGAGGCAAGGTTCCTCATTGCGACAAGGAGGGGTGCAAGGGACTTGTCAAGCCAGATATTGTCTTCTTTGGCGAGGCTCTGCCCAAGGCATTCGACAACAATACGTATCAAGTAGCCATGGCCGACCTAGTTTTGATCGTGGGTACCAGTCTCACCGTTTACCCCTTCGCTGCTCTCCCAGGCATGGCGCAAGAGGGCAAGCCCCGTGTGCTTTTCAACATGGAAAAGGTGGGCCAAATCGGAACCCGATCTGATGATGTGATGGAGCTCGGCGATTGCGATGCCGGTATTCGCAAGCTTGCTAATGCGCTTGGTTGGCGagacgagcttgagaagctctggAGACAGACCGTGGGCGATGCTGAGGCAGATCGACAGCTCGGCGgtagagagaaggatgatgtacaggatgaggttgagcGCTTGGCCGCCGAAGTTGGTGCTGTCGTTATTGACGAGAGTGACGAAGGCGTGCCATTGGAAAAAGAGCCCACGAAGCATAAGGATGGTCCCACTGTTTCGGAAAAGTCAAAGGACGACGACAAGCAACGAGAACCAGAAACAGCTACAGCTACTACAGATCTGGAAATTGATACCAAGGAGTCGCCCAAGACTCAACAACCTAAACTAGATCGAGCCCAAGTTGAGCAGCTCGAAGCCGAAGCAAGCAAGACAGAGTCTTCAGTCACAGAGCCGCCTAAGCCACAAACCCCCGAAGAAGAGCCACCAAAGGCAGAGACATCAAAGGCAGAGCCTACAAAAGAAGGAACTGTACCAGCAGCTCTCAGCAACGAGGAGAAGTAG